The window TTTCATGTTTATAATGTGAGCATGATTGTCACGTCACGCATCTGTTTTGCTTTGTTATTTCAGTGTTATACTCGTCAAAAGATGAACTCCGAAATTCTTCCAGTGACTATTGGTGCACAATTCTCTCTTCTAGAAAGGAGGTAAACTTGTTTGTTATGTTATCCTTGGGCAATTACCGTCAATAGAAATGACGGCCTGGCatgtttatctcaatgcctttatTCTATTAAATTGTTACTACTCATGTTCGTTCTTTAATAGGTTGATCAACTTTCTGTCAAAATTGATTGGTTTCCAGAGTACTCAGATTTGAGAAGTGCTCTTAACATTTACGGGTTCCTCTTTAAGTTTTCATCCATCTCCGAGCATGAAAGTTCAGGTAACTCTTGCTTATCTATACATTGTGGGAGACACATTTTCTTTCCATAAGAAATATGAATATGTTAAGTTTCAGCATAAAAAAGCTGAAATATTATTTTCCGTTTCATGaatatcttttatttctttttcaattgcACTTAATTTAGAGATGTTTGCATTATTGAAATTGGAATGCAAATATCTCTCCCTATCTAGTACCATTGCTTCTAAGAACAATACATGTCATTGTATTTAGATTCTAACCATGGAGGTCCACCCCAAAATATTAGAGCCTGGATCAGATTTGTCACTTCTTGTTGTCGGATAAGGTAAGCAACAACAGTGAGTGTACGCCGGGGATATCCTCAATGTTTTATCCGTCATTTTTTTATCTTTGGTTAGTTATCATCTGAGTTATAAAGTTGCGTTGATTAGATTACCTGTATGATATTGGCAATTCATACTTCTTGATTCTAATTGCAGGAATACAAAAGCTTTTTTCACAACTGTAGAAGCTGAAGAGATAGTTGAAATTATTATATGTCTATTCCTAGATCGCCGGCTTCAGGGGTTGCTGGTGCTTTTAAGCGACTGCATTCAAGCAACCGTCAATTACTTCACTGACCAAGAATGGTGCACAAGTTGCGAAAACATAGCAAAGTTCATTGCTTGCAGGTCAAACTGAAGTGTGTTGATTGTTGATAACTATTTTCTATATCATGTCCATAAGCAATCTTCGCTTCATTTCTCTTATTCTTGCTGTCTTGGTTCTGCAGAGTCTCGAAGGATTTGAATTGTATCCAGGTTGTCGAATGTGTTTCAAAAGACAGTTCTCGTTGTAAGCAACTTAGGAGCGCTATCGCCTATCAAAGCCTGCTTCATTGTTTTGACGAAGTACGATCCTTACCCGGCcatcaaatttatttatatttgtgcGTATAAAAGTATTGGCAGGGAAAATTTTGCATTACTTAATATTTACATGTTCTTTCCTCAGGCCAACAGTGGAGAAGAGATCATCAGATCACTTGATGAAATTAACTTCAAAGAGAAAAGTTGCAATTTCTTCGAAATATACATTTACTTGGTTTTGACAGAGAATTGGGTTTTGTCCAACAACTCGTTTGTCGAAGACAATCCAGAAATCTACGAGATGTTTTGTTCTTTTCTTAGACATTGTTCTACCTTAATTTCAGCGACAGACCTACGAGCTTACGCATCAAAGGTGAGTGGAATATCTTATTTTTAATCGATTAATTTTGTTAGTGTAATTTGACTCACAGCTATAATTGTTACAGGTTCGTCATAAGGCTTCGTATCTTCTGCATTTCTACGTCTAAAAAAAGACTAGTACAATATCTTCAATACAGGGTCGGTATCGTGTTTtcagtgtccgtgcttcataacACATATGTGTTGTAACTTCAATATTTGTTTAGGTAGATTCTTTATGATATTGTCTGCATTTTGAATAACTTGAAAATGTGTTTATATGTTAGGCAACTTGCAATATAGAGTATTAGTAACtaattttgattaaattgatAGTTAAGCAGAAATATATGTTTTCACTCATTCACAATATATAACTAGTTTTTAAAGTAGAAAAccaaacttgtaaaaatcaaatgCTCTCGGTATCAAATAAATTTCACTTCTGCAATTTTTTTAATCCCAATTAAGTGTTAAGTATCAATTTCTAATGCAGTTTTAATTGTCTTTTTTCCTCTTTCAATTTAATAATccgaataatataatatatatattattcttaaattattattttcatttttttaataaagacaaattattgaatattaaagaaaaataaaaaggacgGGAGACATAAAATCGAGCTTATAAAATAGTTAGTAAAAATGATAGTTAAATATGTTTAACCTATTCCTAATTTTTTTCCTGTTAAAAtcacaaataaaaacaaataagaagTGAATTTTGTCCgagcattttaattttttttgtttgggcTTTAGGTTCAACACCCATACTAATACTATGCCTTACTATCTTATTTTTACACCTCCATCTATTTTGTTGTGTTGCCATTTTTTATGGGCTTTGA of the Vicia villosa cultivar HV-30 ecotype Madison, WI unplaced genomic scaffold, Vvil1.0 ctg.000436F_1_1, whole genome shotgun sequence genome contains:
- the LOC131628244 gene encoding uncharacterized protein LOC131628244 — translated: MDDPLDFEVEDDLLVPLPINNKRKKVIGLDDLLNDHYKEQEKLVEKQKKQARKKAKAKEKKKYDDEDRREAVLVRIVEKCHNQLKAFGEENEIQVWGVKVFGEQKPFPALDFPDLGSCNLIQSFMNNRLNSMVELTVDKGDSFLESLLVNGWLSKLAFLSGLVEKPVAIWAFNTMLYSSKDELRNSSSDYWCTILSSRKEVDQLSVKIDWFPEYSDLRSALNIYGFLFKFSSISEHESSDSNHGGPPQNIRAWIRFVTSCCRIRNTKAFFTTVEAEEIVEIIICLFLDRRLQGLLVLLSDCIQATVNYFTDQEWCTSCENIAKFIACRVSKDLNCIQVVECVSKDSSRCKQLRSAIAYQSLLHCFDEANSGEEIIRSLDEINFKEKSCNFFEIYIYLVLTENWVLSNNSFVEDNPEIYEMFCSFLRHCSTLISATDLRAYASKVRHKASYLLHFYV